The proteins below come from a single Ptychodera flava strain L36383 chromosome 6, AS_Pfla_20210202, whole genome shotgun sequence genomic window:
- the LOC139135681 gene encoding protein Wnt-5b-like isoform X1: MARSLAVVVFIFTSLHSIGHGETWWLLGLQSQLVETWSRVGIIGPSIHSQCNELQGLSHDQVRFCQMFQDHMLPISNGARSGINECQHQFSQRRWNCSTANDKSVFARVMAIASREAAFTYAISAAGVMNAISRSCREGELDKCGCSKAVRPVNLDKDWLWGGCGDNVDYGYLFGKQFVDAKEEKNAAKGAKQKARREMNLHNNEAGRKVVQSMAGVACKCHGVSGSCSMKTCWLQLANFRDVGERLKEKYDGATEMRHSRRGKLHVANEKYNEPTNYDLVYLEQSPDYCVRDDRTGSLGTQGRFCNKTSQGTDGCTIMCCGRGYNTYKQEVVERCHCKFHWCCYVKCKKCRKTIDINVCK, encoded by the exons ATGGCTAGGAGCTTAGCTGTTGTAGTGTTCATCTTCACGTCGCTGCATAGTATTGGCCATGGAGAGACTTGGTG GCTGTTGGGTCTCCAGTCACAACTCGTCGAGACGTGGAGCAGGGTCGGCATAATTGGCCCCTCCATACATTCGCAGTGTAACGAATTACAAGGGCTTTCCCATGACCAGGTTCGCTTTTGCCAGATGTTTCAGGATCATATGTTGCCCATCAGTAATGGAGCCAGGTCGGGAATCAACGAGTGCCAACACCAATTCAGTCAACGCCGATGGAATTGCAGCACCGCCAACGATAAATCTGTGTTCGCACGTGTTATGGCAATCG CCAGTCGCGAGGCGGCGTTCACCTATGCGATATCGGCGGCGGGAGTCATGAACGCCATCAGCAGGTCGTGTCGGGAAGGCGAGCTGGACAAGTGCGGTTGCAGCAAGGCTGTCAGGCCGGTGAATTTGGACAAAGACTGGTTGTGGGGCGGCTGCGGGGATAACGTAGACTATGGCTACCTTTTCGGCAAGCAATTCGTGGACGCCAAAGAAGAGAAAAATGCTGCCAAGGGTGCAAAACAAAAGGCAAGAAGGGAGATGAACCTGCACAACAACGAAGCCGGTCGAAAG GTCGTCCAGTCTATGGCCGGAGTTGCGTGCAAGTGCCACGGAGTGTCCGGGTCGTGTAGTATGAAGACCTGCTGGCTGCAACTGGCCAACTTCAGAGATGTCGGGGAACGCTTAAAGGAGAAGTATGATGGGGCGACGGAGATGAGACACTCAAGGCGAGGGAAACTACATGTCGCCAATGAAAAATACAACGAGCCGACCAATTACGATCTCGTATACTTAGAGCAGTCCCCAGACTATTGTGTACGCGATGATCGAACGGGCTCACTTGGAACGCAGGGCCGATTTTGTAATAAGACTTCCCAGGGCACGGACGGCTGCACTATAATGTGCTGCGGACGAGGCTACAATACTTACAAGCAAGAGGTGGTGGAAAGATGCCATTGTAAATTTCACTGGTGCTGCTATGTGAAGTGTAAAAAGTGTAGAAAAACTATAGACATCAACGTGTGCAAGTGA
- the LOC139135681 gene encoding protein Wnt-5b-like isoform X2: protein MFQDHMLPISNGARSGINECQHQFSQRRWNCSTANDKSVFARVMAIASREAAFTYAISAAGVMNAISRSCREGELDKCGCSKAVRPVNLDKDWLWGGCGDNVDYGYLFGKQFVDAKEEKNAAKGAKQKARREMNLHNNEAGRKVVQSMAGVACKCHGVSGSCSMKTCWLQLANFRDVGERLKEKYDGATEMRHSRRGKLHVANEKYNEPTNYDLVYLEQSPDYCVRDDRTGSLGTQGRFCNKTSQGTDGCTIMCCGRGYNTYKQEVVERCHCKFHWCCYVKCKKCRKTIDINVCK from the exons ATGTTTCAGGATCATATGTTGCCCATCAGTAATGGAGCCAGGTCGGGAATCAACGAGTGCCAACACCAATTCAGTCAACGCCGATGGAATTGCAGCACCGCCAACGATAAATCTGTGTTCGCACGTGTTATGGCAATCG CCAGTCGCGAGGCGGCGTTCACCTATGCGATATCGGCGGCGGGAGTCATGAACGCCATCAGCAGGTCGTGTCGGGAAGGCGAGCTGGACAAGTGCGGTTGCAGCAAGGCTGTCAGGCCGGTGAATTTGGACAAAGACTGGTTGTGGGGCGGCTGCGGGGATAACGTAGACTATGGCTACCTTTTCGGCAAGCAATTCGTGGACGCCAAAGAAGAGAAAAATGCTGCCAAGGGTGCAAAACAAAAGGCAAGAAGGGAGATGAACCTGCACAACAACGAAGCCGGTCGAAAG GTCGTCCAGTCTATGGCCGGAGTTGCGTGCAAGTGCCACGGAGTGTCCGGGTCGTGTAGTATGAAGACCTGCTGGCTGCAACTGGCCAACTTCAGAGATGTCGGGGAACGCTTAAAGGAGAAGTATGATGGGGCGACGGAGATGAGACACTCAAGGCGAGGGAAACTACATGTCGCCAATGAAAAATACAACGAGCCGACCAATTACGATCTCGTATACTTAGAGCAGTCCCCAGACTATTGTGTACGCGATGATCGAACGGGCTCACTTGGAACGCAGGGCCGATTTTGTAATAAGACTTCCCAGGGCACGGACGGCTGCACTATAATGTGCTGCGGACGAGGCTACAATACTTACAAGCAAGAGGTGGTGGAAAGATGCCATTGTAAATTTCACTGGTGCTGCTATGTGAAGTGTAAAAAGTGTAGAAAAACTATAGACATCAACGTGTGCAAGTGA